A stretch of the Desulforamulus ferrireducens genome encodes the following:
- a CDS encoding methylaspartate mutase subunit E, producing MQLQNKKLDWEQFLQIREEVLKAWPTGQEVDLTEAIAYQKQIPVHKRFGQKLEEAKKEGITLAQPRAGVALVHEHIELLRFLVEEGGADLLPTTIDSYTRQNRYNEAQAGIEESRTAGRSMLNGFPAVNHGLAACREVTEAVPVPVQVRHGTPDARLLTEISLAGGFTAYEGGGISYNIPYAKEVPLERSIRDWQYVDRLVGYYEEQGVSINREPFGPLTGTLVPPCISHAVAIIEALLAAEQGVKSLTLGYGQCGNLVQDVAAVRSLEELADEYLSRFGYQHVVVTTVFHQWMGGFPQDESKAFGVISWGAATAALAKATKVIVKTPHEAMGIPTKEANAAGIRATKQVLNMLKDQPLLENQEITVEKELIKAETRAILERLLEFGEGDIALGTVRGFQAGIIDIPFAPSRFNAGRLLPARDHNGAVRLLDFGNLPFGEDIKEIHREKIAQRGKSEGRDPSFQMVIDDIYAIGKGMLVGKPR from the coding sequence ATGCAATTGCAAAACAAAAAACTGGATTGGGAACAGTTTTTGCAAATCCGCGAAGAAGTCTTAAAGGCCTGGCCCACTGGACAAGAGGTGGACTTGACAGAGGCCATTGCCTATCAGAAACAAATACCTGTCCACAAGAGATTTGGCCAGAAATTGGAAGAGGCTAAAAAAGAGGGTATTACCTTGGCCCAGCCCCGGGCAGGGGTGGCCTTAGTCCATGAACATATTGAATTGCTGCGTTTTCTGGTGGAAGAAGGTGGCGCGGATTTACTCCCTACCACCATCGACAGCTACACCAGGCAAAACCGTTATAATGAAGCCCAGGCAGGTATTGAAGAAAGCCGGACGGCAGGTCGTTCCATGCTCAACGGTTTTCCCGCTGTCAACCACGGCTTGGCAGCTTGCCGGGAGGTAACCGAAGCCGTGCCGGTGCCTGTTCAGGTGCGCCATGGTACCCCCGACGCCCGCTTATTGACCGAAATATCCCTGGCCGGCGGTTTCACTGCCTATGAAGGAGGGGGTATCTCTTACAATATCCCCTACGCAAAAGAGGTGCCCCTGGAGCGTTCCATTCGGGATTGGCAATATGTGGACCGCTTGGTGGGCTATTATGAGGAACAGGGTGTGAGCATCAACCGGGAACCCTTTGGCCCTTTGACCGGTACCCTGGTACCACCCTGCATCTCCCATGCTGTGGCCATTATTGAGGCACTGCTGGCTGCGGAGCAAGGGGTTAAAAGCCTTACCCTGGGCTACGGACAATGCGGTAACCTGGTACAGGATGTGGCAGCGGTACGTTCCCTGGAGGAATTAGCCGATGAATACCTCAGCCGTTTTGGCTACCAACATGTGGTTGTTACCACAGTTTTCCACCAGTGGATGGGTGGTTTTCCCCAGGATGAAAGTAAAGCCTTTGGGGTTATCAGCTGGGGTGCTGCCACCGCAGCCCTGGCCAAAGCCACCAAGGTGATTGTGAAAACTCCCCACGAGGCCATGGGTATTCCCACCAAGGAAGCCAACGCAGCCGGTATTCGCGCCACCAAGCAAGTGCTCAATATGCTCAAGGACCAACCGTTGTTGGAAAATCAAGAGATTACTGTGGAAAAGGAATTAATTAAAGCGGAAACCAGGGCCATCCTGGAGCGTCTGCTGGAATTTGGCGAAGGGGATATTGCCCTGGGGACAGTACGTGGCTTCCAGGCCGGCATTATTGACATACCCTTTGCGCCCAGCCGCTTCAATGCCGGCAGGCTTTTGCCAGCACGGGATCACAACGGTGCGGTACGTCTTCTGGATTTTGGTAACTTACCCTTCGGGGAGGATATAAAGGAAATACATCGGGAAAAAATTGCCCAAAGGGGTAAATCAGAAGGACGGGACCCCAGCTTCCAGATGGTCATAGACGATATTTATGCCATTGGTAAAGGTATGCTGGTGGGTAAACCAAGGTAA
- the glmL gene encoding methylaspartate mutase accessory protein GlmL: MELALLIDFGSTYTKVTAVDVAAAELIATARGITTVETNILEGLGQALEQIKPHFGGVLPDFTHRLACSSAAGGLRMVAIGLVKELTVEAARQAALGAGARILGVYAQQLSHSEIEQIDALCPDIILLAGGTDGGNKEVIIHNAKMLAACQRATTFVVAGNKSAADEVRQILVQAGKDVRVTANVLPELNKLNVEPARDTIRQTFLEKIVEAKGLRRAESYLQGILMPTPAAVLQAAKLLAEGNEEEKGWGDLLIVDLGGATTDVHSIAEGYPTKSGVTYKGLPEPYAKRTVEGDLGMRVSSLSLLETVGSRKLAAISGLGEQTIQEYIHTVHDQVETLPQTAEQWQIDTAMAKAATDLAVERHSGILETMWTPMGAIHVQHGKDLTEVPYLIGTGGVIVKHPNPKEILQEALYKPEQPTVLRPQKAKLMLDQEYILAAVGLLAEVRPTAALRLAKKYIRPLD, translated from the coding sequence ATGGAACTGGCCCTATTAATTGACTTTGGCAGTACCTATACCAAGGTAACTGCAGTGGATGTGGCGGCAGCCGAACTAATTGCCACGGCCAGGGGAATTACCACCGTGGAGACTAATATTCTGGAAGGTTTAGGTCAGGCCTTGGAACAGATAAAACCCCACTTTGGGGGCGTTTTGCCTGATTTTACTCACCGGTTGGCCTGCAGCAGCGCTGCCGGGGGTCTGCGCATGGTGGCCATTGGCCTGGTGAAAGAGTTAACTGTGGAGGCGGCCCGACAGGCAGCCCTGGGCGCCGGGGCCCGGATTTTAGGGGTCTATGCCCAGCAACTCTCGCACAGCGAAATAGAACAAATCGATGCCCTCTGTCCGGATATTATATTGTTAGCAGGGGGCACTGATGGCGGTAATAAAGAAGTCATCATTCATAATGCTAAAATGTTGGCGGCCTGTCAGCGTGCTACTACCTTTGTTGTGGCGGGCAACAAGTCGGCTGCCGATGAAGTACGGCAAATTTTAGTGCAGGCAGGTAAGGATGTACGTGTAACCGCCAATGTGCTGCCGGAGTTAAATAAATTAAATGTGGAACCGGCCAGGGATACCATTCGCCAAACCTTCCTGGAAAAAATTGTGGAAGCCAAGGGTTTGCGGCGGGCGGAAAGTTATCTGCAGGGGATTCTCATGCCCACCCCGGCAGCGGTACTGCAGGCAGCCAAGCTATTGGCGGAGGGAAATGAAGAGGAAAAGGGCTGGGGGGATTTGCTGATTGTGGATCTAGGTGGGGCTACCACCGATGTTCACTCCATTGCCGAGGGTTATCCCACTAAATCCGGTGTCACCTATAAAGGCTTGCCGGAACCCTATGCCAAACGTACCGTGGAGGGTGATCTTGGCATGCGGGTTAGTTCCTTGTCACTGTTGGAAACCGTAGGCTCCCGTAAACTGGCAGCCATCAGTGGTCTAGGGGAGCAGACAATACAAGAGTATATTCATACAGTACATGACCAGGTGGAAACATTACCCCAAACGGCAGAACAATGGCAGATTGATACGGCCATGGCCAAAGCAGCCACCGACCTGGCTGTGGAAAGACACAGTGGTATCTTGGAAACCATGTGGACACCCATGGGAGCTATCCACGTGCAGCATGGCAAGGATTTAACCGAGGTGCCTTACCTAATTGGCACAGGGGGAGTCATTGTTAAACATCCCAATCCCAAGGAAATTCTCCAGGAAGCCCTCTATAAACCGGAGCAGCCCACTGTTTTAAGACCACAGAAGGCCAAGCTAATGTTGGATCAGGAATATATCCTAGCAGCGGTAGGACTTTTGGCAGAAGTAAGACCAACGGCAGCCCTCAGGTTGGCGAAAAAGTATATTAGGCCCCTGGATTAG
- the glmS gene encoding methylaspartate mutase subunit S — protein MEQNKQLTLVLGVIGADVHAVGNRILEYALTEAGFKVVNIGVMASQEEFINAAVETNADAILVSSLYGHGEIDCRGLREKAIEAGIGHIKMYVGGNLVVGKQDWQEVEKRFINMGFDRAYPPGTMPQEAIDDIVKDFGITQKC, from the coding sequence ATGGAACAGAATAAACAACTTACTTTAGTTTTAGGAGTAATTGGCGCAGATGTTCATGCAGTGGGCAATCGTATTTTGGAATATGCCTTAACAGAAGCAGGCTTCAAGGTAGTGAACATAGGAGTAATGGCCTCCCAGGAGGAATTTATCAATGCGGCGGTGGAAACCAATGCCGATGCCATCCTGGTATCTTCGCTGTACGGTCATGGAGAAATTGACTGCCGTGGCTTAAGAGAAAAAGCCATCGAGGCTGGTATCGGTCACATTAAAATGTATGTGGGCGGCAACTTGGTGGTTGGCAAACAGGACTGGCAAGAGGTAGAGAAGAGATTTATTAATATGGGTTTTGATCGGGCCTATCCACCGGGAACGATGCCCCAGGAAGCCATTGATGATATAGTGAAGGATTTTGGCATTACACAGAAATGCTAA
- a CDS encoding SH3 domain-containing protein produces the protein MTLKFTSSKVLYYALLAGLGFFLLFNAMVLSQAEAAQVAIVNVDKLNLRSGPGTNTATVGQVTKGNQLPILSKSGDWYQVQVGGKSVWVAGWLVKVQENVSQGASSTSGKVAVVTGSTLNIRSGPGTNNAVVGKVSKGAKLTVLDTSGDWLKVQSGNTTGWVASWLVNIEKSSVTPPATQVSGQVAVVNGDSVNLRSGPGTSHSVTGKVSRGERLPVISRSGDWVQVSQANGSNAWVASWLVNIEQSPVNPPAAQVSGQVAVVNGDSVNLRSGPGTSHSVAGQVSRGERLPVISRSGDWVQVRQTNGSNAWVAGWLVAVEEQQQEVSTPAKSEDSSWLPAPPQEETTGPTDNDQTDNNTGQTGEEKPTPYVPETKLLDVKVTEKQGTTYINVVSEKAITYNTFTLSNPFRYVVNINDVNLGKLPDTIPARTELVDKVRTGNPSQDPYISRLAIDLKKAVRVKTSLSSDKKTLTLEISKISYSDGLEGKTVFLDAGHGGHDNGASGQNGLKEKDVNLAITLKVAELLRNQGANVILSRDDDTFVDLYERTRLANEQNADIFVSIHSNANLNRAIGGTSTYFYAPASTPYLYEQKSDRERLARDVQRELVAALGRRDIGVLQSNFAVLRTSIMPSILIETAFISNAEEEALLGSAEVQQRAAEAIARGISAYFSGQ, from the coding sequence ATGACACTAAAATTTACTAGCAGCAAAGTACTTTATTATGCCCTCCTAGCGGGACTGGGTTTTTTCCTGTTATTTAATGCAATGGTGCTATCTCAGGCAGAGGCGGCGCAGGTGGCTATTGTCAATGTGGACAAGCTAAATTTACGAAGCGGACCGGGCACCAATACCGCTACGGTGGGGCAGGTAACCAAGGGTAATCAATTACCGATCCTCAGCAAGTCCGGTGATTGGTACCAGGTACAAGTGGGTGGTAAATCAGTTTGGGTAGCCGGTTGGTTAGTCAAGGTGCAAGAGAATGTTTCCCAGGGTGCTTCCTCAACCAGCGGTAAAGTGGCTGTGGTAACAGGCTCCACTCTCAATATCAGAAGTGGTCCTGGTACCAACAACGCTGTTGTAGGGAAAGTTAGCAAAGGAGCCAAACTTACGGTGCTGGACACCAGTGGTGATTGGCTCAAAGTTCAATCAGGCAATACTACTGGCTGGGTGGCTAGCTGGTTGGTTAATATTGAAAAGTCCTCCGTAACCCCCCCGGCTACTCAAGTTAGTGGTCAGGTGGCGGTGGTAAATGGGGATAGCGTTAACCTAAGAAGTGGCCCGGGAACCAGCCATAGTGTAACCGGTAAAGTAAGTCGGGGAGAACGGTTACCTGTTATTAGCCGCTCCGGGGACTGGGTGCAGGTTAGCCAGGCCAATGGCAGCAATGCCTGGGTGGCTAGCTGGTTGGTTAACATTGAACAGTCCCCTGTAAACCCCCCTGCTGCTCAAGTCAGTGGTCAGGTGGCTGTGGTAAATGGGGATAGCGTTAACCTAAGAAGTGGCCCGGGAACCAGCCATAGTGTAGCCGGTCAGGTAAGCCGGGGAGAACGGTTACCCGTTATTAGCCGCTCCGGGGACTGGGTGCAGGTCCGCCAGACCAATGGCAGCAATGCCTGGGTGGCAGGCTGGTTGGTAGCGGTGGAGGAGCAACAGCAAGAGGTCTCAACACCGGCAAAATCGGAAGATAGCAGTTGGCTGCCGGCTCCGCCGCAAGAAGAAACAACAGGTCCGACGGATAATGATCAAACCGACAATAATACCGGGCAGACCGGGGAAGAGAAACCCACTCCCTATGTACCGGAAACAAAACTGCTGGATGTCAAGGTTACCGAGAAACAAGGTACCACCTATATAAATGTCGTCAGCGAGAAGGCTATTACATACAACACCTTTACTCTGTCCAATCCCTTCCGCTATGTGGTGAATATTAATGATGTCAATCTGGGTAAGCTTCCAGATACCATCCCGGCCCGCACCGAGCTGGTAGATAAGGTACGTACCGGCAATCCCAGCCAGGACCCCTATATCTCCCGCCTGGCCATTGATTTAAAGAAGGCCGTGCGAGTAAAAACCAGTTTATCCTCGGATAAGAAAACCTTAACCCTGGAGATTAGCAAAATCTCCTATAGTGATGGTTTAGAGGGCAAAACTGTTTTCCTTGATGCAGGTCACGGGGGTCACGACAATGGTGCATCCGGTCAGAATGGCCTCAAGGAGAAAGACGTCAACTTAGCTATCACCCTAAAAGTAGCGGAACTATTGAGAAACCAGGGTGCTAATGTAATATTAAGTCGCGACGATGATACCTTTGTGGATCTTTATGAGCGTACCCGCCTGGCTAATGAGCAAAACGCAGATATTTTTGTGAGCATTCACAGCAATGCCAACTTGAACAGAGCCATTGGCGGCACCTCTACCTATTTCTACGCACCGGCATCCACACCTTATTTGTACGAACAAAAAAGTGACCGGGAGAGATTGGCCCGGGATGTACAAAGAGAGTTGGTTGCAGCCTTAGGTCGCCGGGATATTGGCGTTTTACAGTCTAATTTTGCGGTGCTGCGTACCAGTATTATGCCCAGTATCCTAATTGAAACAGCCTTTATTTCCAATGCTGAGGAAGAAGCGCTGTTGGGCTCCGCAGAGGTCCAACAAAGGGCAGCAGAAGCTATCGCCCGGGGTATCAGTGCTTACTTTAGTGGTCAATAA
- a CDS encoding L,D-transpeptidase family protein, whose amino-acid sequence MRGTWVLLTGILLTTLVLFPVLPVQAEEELCCPVNEDIERTLYPANPPLQGEDVKNLQAELKALNYYDGPINGVYGVLTQQAVLKYQRNQQLKEDGIVTWQVWHSLAKNLEQPVAKTNQLPPPTGELAIIVDTTKRKLTVLADGKPYKQFNVACGKPSTPSPVGTWKVVHKATNWGTGFGSRWLGLNVPWGKYGIHGTNKPFSIGSYASHGCIRMHNSSVEQLYSWIPKGTPVYIIGSPFGVPGQGHKRLVRGDRGSDVFEVQRTLKRLGYYDANIDGIFGYGLETAIKKFRKANGLPMDNCVDRKMYEALGL is encoded by the coding sequence TTGAGAGGAACCTGGGTGCTTCTTACTGGAATTCTGCTGACAACTCTTGTTTTATTCCCGGTTTTGCCTGTCCAAGCAGAGGAGGAGCTTTGCTGTCCGGTTAATGAAGATATTGAGCGAACCCTGTATCCTGCCAATCCCCCCTTGCAGGGTGAAGATGTAAAAAATCTTCAGGCTGAATTAAAGGCTCTCAATTATTATGATGGACCCATTAATGGTGTATATGGGGTTCTTACTCAACAGGCTGTGCTGAAATATCAAAGGAATCAGCAGTTAAAGGAAGACGGCATTGTTACCTGGCAGGTTTGGCATTCATTGGCTAAAAATCTGGAACAGCCCGTTGCAAAAACAAATCAATTACCGCCACCCACCGGGGAATTGGCCATCATTGTTGATACCACCAAAAGAAAACTGACAGTCCTTGCCGATGGTAAGCCCTACAAACAATTTAATGTGGCCTGCGGTAAACCAAGTACCCCTTCACCTGTGGGAACCTGGAAAGTAGTCCACAAAGCCACCAATTGGGGTACCGGTTTTGGTAGCCGCTGGCTGGGTTTAAATGTACCCTGGGGAAAATATGGTATTCACGGTACCAACAAACCCTTTTCCATTGGTAGTTATGCCAGTCACGGTTGTATCCGTATGCACAATTCCTCCGTTGAACAGCTTTATTCCTGGATTCCCAAGGGTACTCCGGTATACATCATTGGCAGTCCCTTTGGCGTGCCAGGTCAAGGTCATAAGCGTCTGGTCAGGGGGGATCGTGGCTCAGATGTCTTTGAAGTGCAACGAACTTTAAAAAGGTTAGGCTATTATGATGCTAACATAGATGGTATCTTTGGTTACGGCTTGGAAACTGCCATCAAGAAATTTCGCAAAGCTAATGGGTTACCCATGGATAATTGTGTAGATCGCAAAATGTATGAAGCCTTGGGATTATAA
- a CDS encoding quinate 5-dehydrogenase, with the protein MKRVVSVSLGSAKRDHSVQVQLLGEDFEISRIGTDGDIQKAVKLLKELDGKVDAIGLGGIDVYLYASKQRYTLQDGLKLLETVKITPVVDGSGLKNTLERQAVKYLAGQGLIKAGDRVLMVSAMDRFGMAEALVESGCHLTLGDLMFALGIPLPIYRLDKLQAIANKLMPIISRLPFQYLYPTGPKQDKQAHTNSNKYARYYQEAHIVAGDFHYIRKYLPEQLNGQLILTNTTTREDLEILMDRGAGMLVTTTPQFQGRTFGTNVMEAVFVTLLNKAWTETTPEDYITLLQQLAWQPKVVKLRRDLLPRPTEQVGKLG; encoded by the coding sequence GTGAAAAGAGTTGTCAGTGTTAGCCTGGGCTCCGCCAAGCGGGATCATAGTGTGCAGGTTCAACTACTGGGAGAGGATTTTGAGATTAGCCGCATTGGAACGGACGGGGACATCCAAAAGGCCGTTAAGCTGCTTAAGGAACTGGATGGTAAGGTGGATGCCATTGGTTTGGGTGGCATAGATGTTTACTTATATGCCAGCAAGCAAAGATATACTCTGCAGGATGGGTTGAAACTGCTGGAGACTGTCAAAATCACACCGGTGGTGGATGGCAGCGGTTTAAAAAATACTCTGGAGAGGCAGGCCGTGAAGTATTTGGCTGGCCAGGGTCTGATTAAGGCCGGTGATCGGGTATTAATGGTCAGCGCCATGGATCGCTTTGGCATGGCTGAAGCTTTAGTAGAAAGTGGTTGCCATCTGACCCTGGGTGACTTGATGTTTGCCCTGGGAATTCCTCTACCCATTTATCGATTGGATAAATTGCAGGCCATTGCAAACAAACTAATGCCAATTATCTCCCGCTTACCCTTCCAATACCTTTATCCCACCGGCCCCAAACAGGATAAGCAAGCCCACACTAACAGCAATAAATATGCCAGATATTATCAAGAGGCCCATATTGTGGCAGGGGATTTTCACTATATTCGCAAGTACCTGCCCGAACAACTAAATGGTCAATTAATTCTCACCAACACCACTACCCGGGAGGATCTGGAAATACTGATGGATCGAGGGGCTGGTATGTTGGTTACCACAACCCCACAATTTCAAGGCCGCACCTTTGGCACCAATGTCATGGAAGCGGTATTTGTGACGCTTCTTAACAAAGCCTGGACGGAAACAACTCCTGAAGACTATATAACCCTATTACAGCAGTTGGCTTGGCAGCCGAAGGTAGTTAAGCTGCGGCGGGATTTACTGCCAAGGCCGACCGAGCAAGTAGGGAAACTGGGTTAG
- a CDS encoding DUF6612 family protein has translation MLKRSFALICSLALLLCLITSPALAGELQDSLLQRVEQPTKQLTRAEFVSLLAQAASLPAPGYSVTIPAEVPADAWYADDLKAALAAGIYNGATPNQPVTKAQAITFISRVLGTPGEEAPAVPAPEAAKNHWSYVPYSWLYKDGIVDASFNLEGHLTATEGATLLDKTFGTAQEAKDIVEKSQVAHLNTKTMRTNGDVSLSIKPNPAVPVQDMPANLGMKASFVQEVNYDQGISQKFSMTISGLPVPPIEMEQYMVSEGVYMKMPNMQTGQAEWLKMPASMFPDITEMMKQQSQYIKISKELDQYFRYRLVGEKKIGDKTYYEISLYGRIPDLTQFMKLFSGQMGLTPEVMKSFEQSGKLIKDLYLTGTTLINKDTDLTEKQTMTMLVTLADEFEGQPVPLKSFYGNFNCAFKDYGTEINITLPEGAANAQEVPVAPAAVPATPAN, from the coding sequence ATGTTGAAACGTAGCTTTGCATTGATATGTTCGCTGGCTTTATTATTGTGCTTAATTACTTCCCCTGCACTGGCGGGTGAACTGCAGGATTCCCTGCTGCAAAGGGTAGAACAACCCACCAAACAGTTAACCAGGGCTGAGTTTGTCTCCCTGCTGGCCCAAGCAGCTTCCTTACCAGCCCCTGGGTATAGTGTAACAATCCCTGCAGAGGTACCTGCGGACGCTTGGTATGCTGATGATTTAAAAGCCGCCTTGGCCGCCGGCATCTATAACGGTGCAACTCCCAACCAACCCGTCACCAAAGCCCAAGCCATAACCTTTATTAGTCGGGTATTGGGAACTCCCGGCGAAGAGGCTCCCGCAGTGCCAGCACCAGAAGCTGCAAAAAACCATTGGTCCTACGTACCCTACTCCTGGTTGTATAAAGATGGTATTGTGGATGCTTCCTTTAACTTGGAAGGACATCTTACTGCTACCGAAGGTGCTACACTGTTAGATAAAACCTTTGGCACAGCCCAGGAAGCTAAAGATATTGTAGAAAAAAGTCAGGTTGCCCATTTAAATACTAAAACCATGCGTACCAACGGCGATGTTAGCCTTAGCATTAAGCCTAATCCTGCCGTACCGGTCCAAGACATGCCGGCCAACCTGGGTATGAAGGCCTCCTTTGTCCAGGAAGTTAATTACGATCAGGGAATATCCCAAAAATTCTCCATGACCATAAGCGGGTTGCCTGTACCCCCCATTGAAATGGAGCAATACATGGTCAGCGAGGGTGTTTATATGAAAATGCCCAATATGCAAACCGGTCAGGCTGAATGGTTGAAAATGCCCGCCAGTATGTTCCCTGATATCACTGAAATGATGAAACAACAGTCCCAGTATATAAAGATTTCTAAGGAACTGGATCAATATTTCCGCTATCGTTTGGTCGGAGAAAAGAAAATTGGTGATAAAACCTATTACGAGATATCCTTATACGGTCGTATTCCCGATCTAACCCAGTTCATGAAATTATTTAGCGGCCAAATGGGTCTTACCCCGGAAGTTATGAAAAGTTTTGAGCAATCTGGTAAACTAATTAAGGATCTCTATTTAACAGGTACCACGTTAATAAATAAAGATACCGATCTAACAGAAAAACAAACTATGACTATGCTGGTAACCTTAGCAGATGAATTTGAAGGCCAGCCCGTACCCTTAAAATCCTTTTACGGCAACTTCAATTGCGCCTTTAAGGATTATGGTACGGAGATAAATATTACCTTACCCGAAGGTGCTGCCAATGCACAGGAAGTGCCCGTAGCGCCTGCCGCAGTTCCTGCAACCCCAGCTAATTAA
- a CDS encoding CAP domain-containing protein: MKATAKWFSALVVGAFAFAMALAAPGAGSAEASNTTVYRNYKPSYTSQQYAKQSTIVKKGNTSVYYNNRSNTTIYNNSYTTSYKQTTQNYQNNKTTVNNNYNANTTVNTSDEQTMINLINKERIANGLQPLSYDAALAKVARDKAKDMVDNNYFSHQSPTYGSPFDQMKSNGITYRYAGENLAGASNVNTAHTNLMNSDSHRKNILNANYTKVGVGVIEGGPYGKMYVQEFTG; encoded by the coding sequence ATGAAAGCAACAGCAAAATGGTTTTCCGCTCTGGTGGTTGGTGCCTTTGCCTTTGCGATGGCTCTAGCTGCCCCCGGTGCCGGCTCCGCTGAGGCTTCTAACACTACAGTCTATCGGAACTACAAGCCTAGTTACACCAGCCAACAGTATGCTAAGCAAAGCACCATTGTTAAGAAAGGTAATACCAGCGTTTATTACAACAACAGATCCAACACCACCATTTATAATAATTCCTATACTACTTCCTACAAGCAAACCACCCAGAACTACCAAAACAACAAGACAACTGTTAACAATAATTATAATGCCAATACCACAGTCAATACCTCTGATGAACAAACTATGATCAACCTGATTAACAAAGAGCGTATTGCTAATGGTTTGCAACCTTTAAGTTATGATGCTGCTCTAGCTAAAGTTGCCCGTGATAAAGCCAAAGATATGGTGGACAACAATTACTTCAGTCATCAGTCGCCCACCTACGGTTCTCCCTTTGATCAAATGAAAAGCAACGGTATTACTTATCGTTATGCCGGGGAAAATTTGGCCGGTGCTTCTAATGTAAATACCGCTCATACTAACCTGATGAATTCCGATAGTCACAGGAAAAATATTCTAAATGCCAATTACACCAAAGTTGGTGTTGGTGTTATCGAGGGCGGCCCCTATGGCAAAATGTACGTACAGGAATTTACCGGCTAG
- a CDS encoding SIMPL domain-containing protein — MEQVNRGKYLVICAALLAAALVVCSLILANPLDNYATSRAAITVTGSAKKQITSDLAVWRGSFYQESVNLQDAYTNLKSDLAKVKSYLVEQGIPEEQIVVSSITTMPQYIYNPNGISTGQIASYRLMQSIEVKSNDVQKIAAIARAATELIEKGVIFESMQPEYFYTKLNDLKVDMLAEATKDAKQRAEKMASSTGSKIGALRSARMGVFQITPVNSNDISDYGINDTSSIEKEITAVVNVEFGIE; from the coding sequence ATGGAACAAGTTAATAGGGGGAAATATCTGGTCATCTGTGCTGCTCTATTGGCCGCAGCCCTGGTAGTCTGCTCGCTAATACTGGCTAACCCACTGGATAATTATGCTACCAGCAGAGCTGCCATTACCGTAACCGGTTCAGCCAAAAAACAGATTACCTCCGACCTGGCTGTGTGGCGCGGCTCTTTTTATCAAGAAAGTGTCAACTTGCAAGATGCTTACACCAATTTAAAAAGTGACCTGGCCAAGGTAAAATCCTATTTGGTAGAACAAGGTATTCCCGAGGAACAAATTGTGGTTTCTTCTATTACCACCATGCCTCAGTATATTTATAACCCTAATGGAATTAGCACCGGTCAAATTGCCAGCTACCGCTTAATGCAAAGCATTGAGGTTAAATCCAATGATGTACAGAAAATTGCCGCCATTGCCAGAGCTGCCACCGAGTTAATTGAAAAGGGTGTAATATTTGAGTCTATGCAGCCCGAGTATTTTTATACTAAACTAAACGATCTCAAGGTGGACATGCTGGCCGAAGCCACCAAGGATGCTAAACAACGGGCAGAAAAAATGGCCTCCAGCACAGGCAGCAAGATTGGCGCACTGAGGTCGGCCAGAATGGGAGTATTTCAGATTACACCGGTCAACTCTAACGATATTTCGGATTATGGTATCAACGATACCTCTTCCATCGAAAAAGAAATCACCGCCGTGGTTAATGTAGAGTTTGGGATAGAATAG